In Actinoplanes octamycinicus, the genomic window TTCTCCGCACCGGCCAGGGTGTGCGCGCCCCAGATGGTCATGTTCGCGTCGAACGGCCGGATCACGTTGATGTCGTCCGGGTTCAGGCCGGCCTGACCGACCCGGCTGACCCGGGTCTCGACGTTCAGCGCGCCGCGGATCACCTCGTTGGCCGGCGCCTTGTGCACGCCGCGGGTATTGTCCACCCGCGAGTAGACACCGGCGATGTGCCCGGACGGCGGCACCATGATCGGTGCCGCGGTGGCCGGGTCGAACACCTGGATCCACGGGTAGTAGAGGGCGCCGTAGCTGCTGTCCCGGACCTGTCCCTGGATGGCGGCCTTGGTCAGCGTGGTGGTCCGCCGGCCGTCCAGGATGGCGAACCGGTCCTGCATCAGCTCGTTCTCGCAGTGGTCGAGCAGCGCGCCCTGCACGGTGTCGGAGACCGCCCCGGGGATCGCCACCAGGGCGATCTCGTCGATCGGCCGGAGCAGGTCGAGCCCGTCGGTGAGGGCCTTCTCGGTGGCGCCGGCGTTCGCGCCCTCCACCACCCGGACCACCCAGCAGCGAGTGCCGCCGTTGTTGAAGAAGCCGAAGACGGCGTGCGCGAGGATCGAGTTGCCCGTCTGGAAGTCGCCGAAACTCGTCCGGAACTCCTCCCACGAGGTGATCAGGGTGGGGGTGCCGGCCGGGACGACGGTGTAGGAGTCGGTGCGCCCGGGACGCACCGGCATGGTCACGGTGTCCGGGGCCAGGCCGACGAAACCGGCGGTGCTGGTGCCGACGCCGGCGATCGGTTTGGCGCCGGAGTCCTGCTCGACGACGTAGACGCCCGGGGCCTGATACTGCACCACTCGCCTCTCACCTGTCCTCTCTGTCCGCCGCTCAGGCGGTCTGCAGGGCGAAGTCCACGGTTTGCTCCTGGCCGGCGAGCAGGGTGACCGCTCGGCTCGCGGCGCCGAACTTCGGTGCGCCGACCTCGACGACCACCGGGCCGGCGGGCAGGCCGGCCACGCGATAGCCACCGTCCGGGCCGGTCCGCCACCGCTCGGTGGTGCCGCGCAGCCGGACCGTCGCGCCCGGCACCGGGGTGTCGTCGGCC contains:
- a CDS encoding phage tail sheath family protein, translating into MVQYQAPGVYVVEQDSGAKPIAGVGTSTAGFVGLAPDTVTMPVRPGRTDSYTVVPAGTPTLITSWEEFRTSFGDFQTGNSILAHAVFGFFNNGGTRCWVVRVVEGANAGATEKALTDGLDLLRPIDEIALVAIPGAVSDTVQGALLDHCENELMQDRFAILDGRRTTTLTKAAIQGQVRDSSYGALYYPWIQVFDPATAAPIMVPPSGHIAGVYSRVDNTRGVHKAPANEVIRGALNVETRVSRVGQAGLNPDDINVIRPFDANMTIWGAHTLAGAEKGEWRYINVRRLFIFLRESIDEGTQWAVFEPNGTALWAQITRNVTAFLTTVWRSGALFGATPEEAFFVRCDAQTNPPDVRDLGQVVTEIGVAVVKPAEFVIFHVSQTAGSAG